From the bacterium genome, the window GCTAAGCCGCGCGCTCGAGATCTGGGGATTCCATTTGACGGCGTCACTGGTCCGCACAACGCGATCACCGATATTCCGGGCGTCTTGGTTGGATACAAAACGCGCATTGAGGGAGAAGGAAAACTGATTGTCGGCAAGGGGCCAATTCGTACGGGTGTGACGGTGATTCTCCCACACGGCAAGAATGGTGACTACTATCCGTGTGGCTACTTCTCTCTCAATGGCGATGCTGACATGTCTGCGGCACTCTATATCGATGACTACGGGATGCGTTGGGGACCGATCGGCATTACCAACACCAACAGCGCAGGGGTGGTGCGCGATGCCATCGGTGAGTGGAACTATCGGACATTCAGCGAGCGTGGCGTCGAAGATATGTCGTTCGGGTATCCAATTGTCGGCGAAACCTGGGATGGTGATTTCAACGATATCAACGGCTTTCACATCACCAAACAGGATCTGTTTGATGCTCTTGATTCCGCAAAGAGTGGGCCGATCGCCGAAGGGAATGTCGGTGGCGGAACAGGCATGTGGTTGTATGGATTTAAAGGGGGAAACGGGACCGCGTCGCGGCAAGTGACCATTGGCGA encodes:
- a CDS encoding P1 family peptidase — translated: MTDRVSSLTFVFLIAFLIFGSLPIEAKPRARDLGIPFDGVTGPHNAITDIPGVLVGYKTRIEGEGKLIVGKGPIRTGVTVILPHGKNGDYYPCGYFSLNGDADMSAALYIDDYGMRWGPIGITNTNSAGVVRDAIGEWNYRTFSERGVEDMSFGYPIVGETWDGDFNDINGFHITKQDLFDALDSAKSGPIAEGNVGGGTGMWLYGFKGGNGTASRQVTIGDTTYTVGVLVQANFGRRDDLMIRGVPVGKEITDLAPVIDEEWTDGSVFVVIGTDAPMLSLYLRHMAKRSAIGMARTGTTSGNGSGDVFLAFSTSPFEYDSTYTTMTQRSITKWNLDKLYRAAVEATEEAIINVLVGAETMSGANGNTLYGMPHDRLREVMKKYNRLGE